GCTTTTCTTCAAACATTTCTGCTTGCATGCGGTCAATGAATAATTGACAAAGATAAACAATGGCTGCAGCTAAGCGGTAGCTCTCTTTTAGCATTTTATTTGTGGTCTCTTCATCAAAGGCTAAAAATTTATAGAGATCAGTCTGGTTGATTTTAGCATTTAATTGTAAATCTTTTAGCAGTTGGCTATAAGCAGATCTTAGGGCCTTTTTTGATCCATAGCTGGAGACTTGGCTTTAACCTTGTAGTTAATAAAAGCAAATTTGGGCCGGTTGTTAAAATACTCATAGGTTGCTTGATAGTCCTTATTTTCTAGCAGGTCTTTTAAATGGATAAAAAACTGCTTCTGTTCTTGGATACCGGCAATTAATTTCTGAATGCCTTCGCCGCTTTCATCTCCTGCTAGACCTTGACTGGGAATACTTTCTTCATAGGCAGTAAAGGCTTTGATATAGCGATTTTCCAGTAGCTGAGATAAATAAGGGACCAACTCCTGACGGTAAAAATTGCTTTTTGAATAAGTCTCATCAGTCTGATAATACCTTAAGGTTTCTTGGAGCCAGCCTTTGGGATTGGCGTGAGACCGTGCCTTATTATACAAATCAAAAATTAACTGGCTAAGCTTTTCATCACTGGCTTGCCGGCCATCTGAATAATTATTGCTGAGGATCACAAATTCATCATGATAATCGCCATAAATATCACTTTCACTATCTAAAAGGTCTTCTTTTAACTTTTTCCAAACTTTCTCATAAAAAAGTAACCATTCCGTCTCATCGGTCACTAGGCGAAATTTGGGGTCTAGATCAATTAGATAATAGTAGCGATTGATCACTTGCCGACAAAAGGCATCAATGGTCGAGATATTCGCTTGGGGTAGAGCTTGAACTTCCTTTTGGAGATGAAATCTTTTTTGACTATCTAGCTCACGGTTAATTTCATCTTTTAGGCTTTTCTCAATACGTTCTTTCATTTCCTTAGCAGCTAATTCTGTAAAGGTAACCACTAAGAGTTCGGATAACTTCCGACCACTTTTCACTTGATTAATAATTCTCTCAACCAATACCCGGGTTTTCCCTGAGCCAGCTGAGGCCGAAAGTAATAAATTATGCTGGTTTAAATGAATGGCAGACCATTGTTGGTCCGTATAAGTTGCATTTTGCGGTTTAATTGGTATTTCCACCCTTATTCTTCCTCCTCACTTGTCTCATTTAATTCATTGGCGATCATTTGGAAAAAGGTATCCTTAGAGAGCTTTAATCGGTCACGATAGTGTTTGCCTGGCTCGGTTAAATCAAACTGAGCAATACTTTTATAGGCTGTCGTCGAGGGAAGATATTTTTCATCTTCCAGGGGACGTAATTGAATATCACCACTCATGATATTTTCAGAACTAATATAAATAATTTCTTTTATGTAGTCTAATAAGGCTTGGAATTCTTTTAAGGTCAGTATTTTTCGCGACCTATTCTTATCAAAATCACCGTCTTTTTTCAGTCCATAAGCATACAAGTCTTCCCCATCGTAGCCCTCTTTCATAATGTCCTCGAGTAGTTGCTGGCTAGCTAGGAAATATTCATTGCTTTTTAATTCCTGACTTAAATCGACAGTACCCCTAGCATTTTTTTCCATCATCTCAGCATATTCGCTTTGATTTTCAATCTTTTTCAAAGGAGCACTCACCTTTTGGTAAAAGGCTCCAAATGGAATAATCTTTTTATCGGGATTTTGGTCTTGAAATTTTTCCAAACAGACTAATAAATACGTATATAACTGGATATTAGTCCCTTGGAAAATATCTCCAAGACTGATAGCCCTTGCCCCTGATTTATAATCAGTGACTTGACTAACTATGTAATCTTGCCCCTTAAACTGCCAATTAAAAGTATCAATGCGGTCAATAATCCCCCGCAGGTGAACCCTAGTCTGATTAGAAAGATTAAAGGAATAGGGTTGATCCACCTTCATCCCAAAACTTGCTTCATTAGCATAGTTATGCCACTTGGTCTTATTCATTTTTATATCAAATTGTTTGATAAAACGATTAAGGTTAAAGTTTAATTGTTTTAATTGGTAATTATAGAACTGGTTGGCCGAAAAAATATCATAGGTTGGATCCTTTAACGTGGTGTTGAGCGCATGAGAAAATAGTTCATCAAAGGAGTAATCCGACTGTTTCTTTAGATCATAATATTCTTGCAGTACCCGGTGGAAATAACTTCCTGTCAGGCGCTCATCAATTTTAAAGATGGGCCGCTCTCTTAACTTTAAGCCATACTGTAAAAAGTAGGAAAAAGGATCCTTATTATACAATTCTAAGCTTGAGACGGATACCGCTAGTTGTGATCCGTATAGGGCCTTTGCTTCCTCTGAACTTAAATTGACCACTTTATTTTGGTGGCTTAGTCCCTGGAGTACTCTGAGGGTATAGTCCCGACTCTTAGTCTCTTGGCTCAGAGCTTCTTTAAGTGCTTCCCATCGATCTGAAACCGTCAATTGTTGACTTTTATTGCCTTGATAAACTTGGATCAAGTAATGTAATTGACTACGCCAATTTCCAAAGACTAGAGAGTCTTTCTCAGACACTGGCAAGGCTAGTGATTTTTTATCCCAAACTTCGAGGTCAAAGCGGTCAATTAAGTAAGCTAAATAGGGAGAAATATCTGTCGTTTTATCCCCTAGTTGATTATAGGAAAAAGATAAATATAAGCGCTCGCTAGCAGATAAAAAGAGTTTATAGGCAATAAATTTTTCGTTATTTGTCTTGACTTGGCTACTTAGATTCAAGCCTTCATTGACGTTAAAATAGTGATTTAAAACCTCACGATCTTCATCCGTCAGTAGGCTATAATTTTGATAAGCCTTAGGTAAATTAGACTTAGTCAAGGCCATAACAAAAGTTACCTTTTTATGTTCTGAACGTTGACTGTCAATTCCCCGAATCGTTACCGAATCCAAAGTTGGGGGAACCATATTATATTTTGTCTGGTTAAAGGCACTGGCTAAAACTTCTTGAAAATCTTGAATTTTAAAGCTTTGCTCCTTAAATAAACGGTCATACTGGTCAAGCACTTTGATAAAGGCTTGCCAAGCTTGTTCGTGGTGTCGTCCCTCATCCAAGCGGTTATTTAGGGCATTATTTTGAGCCCAAAGCATTAATTGTTCAGGAATCTGATAGTGGACTAAAAATTGATAGAGTGCGACCAAGGCTTCATGGTTATTACTTATCTGGTCAAAAGCTGTAAAAAGGCCATCCAAGGCTTCAGCAAGAAAGGCTTTGACTTGATTAGCAATTTCCTGAGTTTTTTGATCTGATTCACTGGCAACCACTTGCCCGTAATCATCCACCCTTAAATATGACCAAGTGACCCCTTTTTGCCACCATTGTTTACCCTCATAGCCATTTTGTAGCACAACGTTTTCTGTGAGATCGACCTCGTGACGAAAGCTTTCAACTTCAGACCAGGGATCTTCAGAATCATGCAAGGGCAATAACAGTTCAGTTCGTAACAGATTAAAGATATCCTCATAGCGCCAATCATAACGGTAAATGCGAATAAGCGCATCAATGAACAAGAACAAGGGATGGTCTGCCATGGATTCACTATCGTCAAGGAAAAAGGGAATATTATTCATCTTTAAATAAGGCAAAAGCTGTTCTCTTACCTGGTCAAAGTCCCTAGTCAAAATTTGGATATCCTGATAACGATAGGCTTGACAACTGACTAAATGATAAATTTGGTTAGCCACTTGTTCTGCTTCAATATAGGGGGTTTGACAGGACCACACTTGGATCAGATTTTTTACTTGGTCTTGCTCTTCTTTGGAAATAGTAGCGTAAGCCGCCTTTTCATTTGACCAGTCCTTGACTAGGGTCTGGTCAAGTAAGTAAAAGCCTGGATCAAACTTTTCATTAATCTTACCCACACGGTCAAACATTAGGGAACAATCGATAGATTTTGCTAATTGGACTAGCTTATTATAGCTTTGACGGCTCAAACTAAATAAATCTTGTCCTTGAAATTCACTCTTCAGCATCTTCTGACTATCCAGAGTTAATATCACTTCTACCTGATCACAAGCTGCCAATAAGTCGCCAAGAATATCAAACTCATTAGCAGTAAAACGATAAAAACCATCAACGACTATTCTAACCTGAGATAAATCGGTCGTCGTCAGATAATGCTTTAATTGTTTGTAAAGAGCCTGTTCAGTAAGAATTTGATCCGATAACTTGCTTTCAAAGCTTTGGTAGATAAGAATAAGTTCTCTTAATTTGTCTAATTGGTTGTCTAATAGGGGATCTTGGCCATCCGCCTCTGCCTCTACTGTATGGTAGATTTCAATTAAACGACGACTACTGATATTCCCCTGGTCAAATTCCTTAAACAATTGGGTTAATTGTTCTTGAAACCCAATATAGCTACTTTCGCGACGAAAGATAAGTAAATCTTCCTGCAAGTCATTTAAGATTTGCTTGATCAGCATCATTAGGCCAATATCATCTAGTCCTGATTGGATGGGCTCTTGGTTTTGTTCTAAAAAATACCAGGCCAGTCGTTTAAAAGAAAAGACCTGTAAACGCATCATAGCAACCCCATCATCACTAGCAGGCTTACTTTTATAAGTTTGGATATTATCAAGAATAATTTTCTCCATATCAAACTTCATATGTTCGGGAACTAAATAAAAGACCCGGTGACTTGAATCAGCCGCTAAAAAGCTTGCCATATCTCTCAATGTGTCCTCACGATTATCCTTAGTTTCTAAAATACGTGTGATTTGTAAACGCATGCTAACCTTCCTTTAATAGACTTCTACAAGAAATGAAAAGGATCAGTGTTGACCACTGAAGGGAAGACAGCCAGCCCCAAATGATTGGTTTGGCTCCACTGGGTCAACTCGTCTAGGACATAGGGAATACAAATAGCTTCCATATGGTGACCGGGGTCAATTAGACTCAGGCCACTTTCATAGATATCATGGGCAGTATGGTAATCCGCATCAGCCGTAATAAAAACATCCGCCCCGGCTGCCTTGGCTGCTTGATAATAGGATGAACCTGCCCCACCTAATACGGCTACCCGACGAACGAGAGCCTTGTCATCCCTAGTCACAAAGCGAATGCCTTCTAAGTGAGAAACTGCCTTAATTTTCTCCACATAATCTTTAAATGGAATTTTCTCTTTTAATTCCCCTATTCTTCCCATTCCGATACTATGATAATCATTATTCTTCTCATAGATTTCAACGACTGGTTCTTCATAGGGATGGTATTTTTTACCAGGTCACAAACTTTCTCTTTTTCCCTTTCCTTGACAGTTAAGGACAGGGCGATTTCCTCAAGCTCAGTTTTTTGATCCACTTCACCGATTCTTGGTTGCGCTCCATCTACAGGAATAAAACTCCCTTGACCAGTCCATTGAAAAAAACAATCCTGGTAATTTCCAATAACAGAAAGAGGATAGGCACTAAGCGCCTCTTTGAAGGCAGGCAAGCTCTCCTTAGGTAAAAAAGTAACCAGGCGGTAATTTTTTTCCTGGTAATGAGCGGCGAAAACCTCAGCATTGTCTATCCCATAACGTTCAGCTAACCAATCATTCATTCCTGGTTGACTACTATCAAGATTAGTATGAGCACTGTAGACGGCGATTTGGTGCCTAATCAATTTGGCATACATGGCTTGTTGGGGGTCATCCTCGCTGAGGCGCTTTGCTGGCCTAAATATTACCGGATGGTGGGAAAATATAAAGTCAACTTGTTTCGCTATGGCCTCCTCAACCACTTCCGGACGGACATCTAGAGTCACTAAAACCCGCTTAACCTCTTGATCTAAAGACCCAAAATGTAAGCCAATCGGGTCGCCTTCAAGCGCATAGGCAGTGGGAAAACGATTTTCAAAATACTGGACAAGGTCACTAACGGTTACTTTATTGGTCATCACTTTCACCCTCCAAAGCTTGTTTGATCATTGCTAACTGTTGACTAAATTGCTGACGCCTTTCACTAAGTGCTTCCCCTTTCATTTGTTGGAGAATACTTTCTATCTTATGCTGACGTCGGGTCCATTTTTTTCTAAAAATAGCTGGATTGCTAGCCTGGGTATAAAGTCCTAGGTAAATTTGGCTGTCACTGAGACCAGGAGCCTTTCCGACATATTCGGCTGCTATAATTTCATAAATTTTTCCTGCGTCTTCTAAAATATCTTCTCCTATAATTTTATAGCCCTGTTCCAATAACCATTGGCGCAAAAGGTATTCATCGATATTTGCCTGTAAAATTAGCTTGGGATAGTCTAATTGCGTCAAAATTTCCTCGCCAGCAAGTAAAATTTCATGAATGAGCTTGCCCCCCATACCTGCGATTATAACCGTATCGACTGGGTCTTCTTTTTTAAGGTAGCTAAACCATTGCCCAAGCGGCATGATACTAAATCGCCATAGTGCTTATCAAGCACGGCTTGACACATCCGCTCATAAGGCCCTTGAGCGACTTCACTACAAATAGCACCAATAATCAGGCCTTGGTCTAGTAAATAAATCGGAATATGGGCGTGGTCTGAACCAATATCTGCTACAAAACTTCCCTTTTCAACGTAATTTGCGATTCCTTTCAGTCGTTTGGAGAGTGTTTTGGTCATTACTTAGCTCCTCTTCTTATGGTTTTCTCTATGCCTTCTGCCAACAGCTGGTAGCCAGCTTGAGTCAGGTGGACCCCCTCGATAGTTAGCTCAGGTCGGCAATAATTATTTACGTCGTAAAATCCTTGCCAATCCCAATAAGT
This genomic window from Aerococcus sp. Group 1 contains:
- a CDS encoding PD-(D/E)XK nuclease family protein, with translation MRLQITRILETKDNREDTLRDMASFLAADSSHRVFYLVPEHMKFDMEKIILDNIQTYKSKPASDDGVAMMRLQVFSFKRLAWYFLEQNQEPIQSGLDDIGLMMLIKQILNDLQEDLLIFRRESSYIGFQEQLTQLFKEFDQGNISSRRLIEIYHTVEAEADGQDPLLDNQLDKLRELILIYQSFESKLSDQILTEQALYKQLKHYLTTTDLSQVRIVVDGFYRFTANEFDILGDLLAACDQVEVILTLDSQKMLKSEFQGQDLFSLSRQSYNKLVQLAKSIDCSLMFDRVGKINEKFDPGFYLLDQTLVKDWSNEKAAYATISKEEQDQVKNLIQVWSCQTPYIEAEQVANQIYHLVSCQAYRYQDIQILTRDFDQVREQLLPYLKMNNIPFFLDDSESMADHPLFLFIDALIRIYRYDWRYEDIFNLLRTELLLPLHDSEDPWSEVESFRHEVDLTENVVLQNGYEGKQWWQKGVTWSYLRVDDYGQVVASESDQKTQEIANQVKAFLAEALDGLFTAFDQISNNHEALVALYQFLVHYQIPEQLMLWAQNNALNNRLDEGRHHEQAWQAFIKVLDQYDRLFKEQSFKIQDFQEVLASAFNQTKYNMVPPTLDSVTIRGIDSQRSEHKKVTFVMALTKSNLPKAYQNYSLLTDEDREVLNHYFNVNEGLNLSSQVKTNNEKFIAYKLFLSASERLYLSFSYNQLGDKTTDISPYLAYLIDRFDLEVWDKKSLALPVSEKDSLVFGNWRSQLHYLIQVYQGNKSQQLTVSDRWEALKEALSQETKSRDYTLRVLQGLSHQNKVVNLSSEEAKALYGSQLAVSVSSLELYNKDPFSYFLQYGLKLRERPIFKIDERLTGSYFHRVLQEYYDLKKQSDYSFDELFSHALNTTLKDPTYDIFSANQFYNYQLKQLNFNLNRFIKQFDIKMNKTKWHNYANEASFGMKVDQPYSFNLSNQTRVHLRGIIDRIDTFNWQFKGQDYIVSQVTDYKSGARAISLGDIFQGTNIQLYTYLLVCLEKFQDQNPDKKIIPFGAFYQKVSAPLKKIENQSEYAEMMEKNARGTVDLSQELKSNEYFLASQQLLEDIMKEGYDGEDLYAYGLKKDGDFDKNRSRKILTLKEFQALLDYIKEIIYISSENIMSGDIQLRPLEDEKYLPSTTAYKSIAQFDLTEPGKHYRDRLKLSKDTFFQMIANELNETSEEEE
- a CDS encoding Nif3-like dinuclear metal center hexameric protein; translated protein: MTNKVTVSDLVQYFENRFPTAYALEGDPIGLHFGSLDQEVKRVLVTLDVRPEVVEEAIAKQVDFIFSHHPVIFRPAKRLSEDDPQQAMYAKLIRHQIAVYSAHTNLDSSQPGMNDWLAERYGIDNAEVFAAHYQEKNYRLVTFLPKESLPAFKEALSAYPLSVIGNYQDCFFQWTGQGSFIPVDGAQPRIGEVDQKTELEEIALSLTVKEREKEKVCDLVKNTIPMKNQSLKSMRRIMIIIVSEWEE
- a CDS encoding Nif3-like dinuclear metal center hexameric protein, which translates into the protein MGRIGELKEKIPFKDYVEKIKAVSHLEGIRFVTRDDKALVRRVAVLGGAGSSYYQAAKAAGADVFITADADYHTAHDIYESGLSLIDPGHHMEAICIPYVLDELTQWSQTNHLGLAVFPSVVNTDPFHFL
- a CDS encoding UvrD-helicase domain-containing protein, which produces MEIPIKPQNATYTDQQWSAIHLNQHNLLLSASAGSGKTRVLVERIINQVKSGRKLSELLVVTFTELAAKEMKERIEKSLKDEINRELDSQKRFHLQKEVQALPQANISTIDAFCRQVINRYYYLIDLDPKFRLVTDETEWLLFYEKVWKKLKEDLLDSESDIYGDYHDEFVILSNNYSDGRQASDEKLSQLIFDLYNKARSHANPKGWLQETLRYYQTDETYSKSNFYRQELVPYLSQLLENRYIKAFTAYEESIPSQGLAGDESGEGIQKLIAGIQEQKQFFIHLKDLLENKDYQATYEYFNNRPKFAFINYKVKAKSPAMDQKRP